The genomic region ATCCGCCGCGGGGCCGGGCCCGGCAAGCGCGTGGATCGGCCAGGTATGCGTCGGGCACGCGCGGGACATGCGTCGGGCACGCGTCGGACATGCGTCGGGCGCGGACCCCGGAAGCGGGGGCCGCGCCCGAGGGAGCGCCGACGCGGCGGATCAGCCCAGGCGGCTGATGGTCACGGCGGTGCCGTAGGCGCAGATCTCGGTCCAGACGTCGCCCATCTCCGAGGTGTCGAAGCGCATGCCGACGATGGCGTTGCCGCCGCGGTTGATCGCCTCCTGGATCATCCGCTGCATGACGTCGTTGCGGCTGTCCATCAGCGCCTTGGTCATGCCCTTGAGCTCGCCGCCGAACATCGACTTCAGGCCGGCGCCCATCTGGCTGAAGGCGTTGCGGCTGCGGACGGTGAGGCCGAAGACCTCGCCGTACACGGCGTCGATGCGGTAGCCCGGGATGTCGTTCGTGGTGACGCACAGGAAGTTCTGCTGGAACTGCTGCTGCTGGGGCGGGGGCGCGTACCCCTGCTGCTGCTGCGGCGGCGGTCCCTGCTGGTAACCGGGCTGACCGTACGGCTGCTGGCTCATTCGTCCCCCTGGGTTTGGGTGATCGGTGGTTCGTCCGTCGCTACGACGATACGACAAGGGACCCTCCGTCTGGTGGGCGAGTATGTCCGCAGCCCCAAGGGCTGGTGAAAGCGTTTTGAACACCTGGTTCTTTCTGATCGACTCAGGTGCCCGGGGGCCGGGTTCGTCTGGAAAGATTCGGGGTGTGCAATCCCTGCGCCGCCCAGAGCCCCGGCCGTCCGATCGGCGCCGCTCCGAGCCAGTGCCGGCAGACCGGCCCGATACCGGGCTGCGCCCCGGCGCCTCCGGTCCCGCGCTCCCCCGCCGGACCGCTTCGGAGATCCCCGTCATCGCCCACCGCGGCGCGTCCGAGGACGTGCCGGAGCACACGCTGGCCGCGTACGAGGCCGCGCTGTTGCAGGGCGCCGACGGCCTGGAGTGCGACGTCCGCCTCACCGCGGACATGCAGCTGGTGTGCGTGCACGACCGCCGGGTCAACCGCACCTCCAACGGCCGCGGCGTGGTCTCGACGCTGGAGCTGGCCCAGCTGCGGCAGCTGGACTTCGGCTCCTGGAAGCAGCCGGCGGGCGGCGACGACGAGTACACCGAGTACCCGGACCTGCGGCGGGAGGGCGCGCACCGGGTGCTGACCCTGGAGCGGCTGCTGGAGCTGGTGGTGGAGCACCCGCACCGGGTGGAGATGGCGATCGAGACCAAGCACCCGACCCGCTACGCCGGCCTGGTGGAGGAGCACCTGGTGGCGCTGCTGGACCGGTTCGGGCTGGCGCACCCGCGGCTCGGCGAGGCCTCGCCGGTGCGGGTGATGTCGTTCTCGGCGCTGTCGGTGCGCCGGATCCGGCGCCTGGCGCCGTCCCTGGACACGGTGCTGCTGCTGGACCGGGTGCCGCTGCGGCTGCGCGACGGTTCGCTGCCGCGCGGAGTGCGTATCGCCGGACCGGGAATCCATATTCTGCGAACGCATCCGGAATATGTGGAGCGTGTGCATTCCATGGGAAATCGCGTGCACGTCTGGACTGTGGATCAGCCCTCGGACATCGACCTGTGTGTCGAGTTGGGCGTGGACGCGATCATCTCCAACCGCCCGAAAGCAGTGCTGGCCAGGCTGGGCCGGGACGGCACGGCGCCCGGCGGCCACGGCGCGCCCCGGAGTCATCGAGCTGAACCCTGATTCACCCTGGGTTTGTCGTTTTCCGCAAGGACGAACCGGGCATCTACCGCGAGTAGCTCCTCGTCGGCAGGGAGGGAGCCGTGGGGGTCGTCATGTCGGTGCAACCGGAGAGTCCCCGGGAAACAACAAGGATGTCCCAAACGGTCACGCGCGCCCCGGCGCCGAGACCGACGGACGCAAGAGGCATAGGCGGGATCGAGTTCCCGTACACACCTGAGAGCGTCGGCACGGCCCGCCACGCGCTGGCCGACGCGTTGCAGCGCATGCGCGTGGCACCCTCGGCCGCGGACGACGCGGTCCTGATCCTCTCGGAACTGGTGAGCAACGCCCTTCGGCACGCGCTGCCGCTGGCCGGCGGCACCATCCGGGTGGCGTGGTGGATGGCGGACGACAAGGTCCTGCGCATCGCCGTGACCGACGGGGGACGCCAGCAGCCGGGACCGCGAACAAGACCCGCACCAGGGCCGGAGGCGCCAGACCTGGTGACCCCGGACTTGGTGGCCCCAGACCTGGACGACGTAGACGAGTCCGCGGTGGACGG from Catenulispora sp. MAP5-51 harbors:
- a CDS encoding glycerophosphodiester phosphodiesterase, which translates into the protein MRPGASGPALPRRTASEIPVIAHRGASEDVPEHTLAAYEAALLQGADGLECDVRLTADMQLVCVHDRRVNRTSNGRGVVSTLELAQLRQLDFGSWKQPAGGDDEYTEYPDLRREGAHRVLTLERLLELVVEHPHRVEMAIETKHPTRYAGLVEEHLVALLDRFGLAHPRLGEASPVRVMSFSALSVRRIRRLAPSLDTVLLLDRVPLRLRDGSLPRGVRIAGPGIHILRTHPEYVERVHSMGNRVHVWTVDQPSDIDLCVELGVDAIISNRPKAVLARLGRDGTAPGGHGAPRSHRAEP
- a CDS encoding YbjQ family protein; protein product: MSQQPYGQPGYQQGPPPQQQQGYAPPPQQQQFQQNFLCVTTNDIPGYRIDAVYGEVFGLTVRSRNAFSQMGAGLKSMFGGELKGMTKALMDSRNDVMQRMIQEAINRGGNAIVGMRFDTSEMGDVWTEICAYGTAVTISRLG